DNA sequence from the Arthrobacter jinronghuae genome:
AGGATGCCGGCCAGCTCCCTGCGCACGTGGTGGGCATCCTCCTGGGTATAGATGTCATTGGTGATGACGCCGGGGGTGCGCCCGGCCTCAATCAACAGCGGCACCAGCGCTTCCGTCAGCGCCGTCTTGCCGCTGCCCACGGGCCCGCCGATGCCGATCCTCAACACGTTCTCACTCATGAAGTCCTCGTTTCCAGTGGATCTGCTGTTTTCATGTGGGCGCTCATCGGCGCCGTTCCGTTCGGGTCCGGGCTGCCGTCCTAACTGGCGAACAAGCGTGCCTCGGCCCTCTCATGCTGTGCTGACATGACATCCGCCATGGGCGCAAAGCCGCCAAGATCGGTGAGATTGCGCTCCAGGGCGGCCTCCGTCACCTGCTCCATGACAGGGGATGTCTGAAGCAGGATGGCCTGCGCCTGCCGGTGGTCGGTCAGCCTCAGGCGAAGGGCTGCCCCGACGAAGCTCGCCGAGAAGGCGAACAGGTCCGATGCCACGGCCTGCCGGGTCGCGACTCCGTTGGCTGCGTACACCACCGCCGCCGCGACCGGCTGGCAACCGGGTGTGCTACGCAGCCGTACCCGCTCGCCATACTCGGCGAGGAGTCCCTGGTCAATCAATTCGGCCCCCAGATCAATCAGCTGGTGGCCGCTGCGTACGGAGGCGGTGCGCATTTCTGCGTTCAGTTTCGAGGCGAACAGCCGCTGGTCGACCTCCTGCACAAGTTCGATGTCGCCGTCTGCCGCGGCGCGGTGCGCTGCAGCAAGTGCCGTTGCGTCCCCGGGGCCGACGGAGTGCAGCAGCAGATCGGCCAGCAGCTGCTGCACTCCGTCAGCAGACACGAGCCGCGCCTGCCTGTAACCCTCGAGCCCATGCGACATCGTGTAGAAGCCGCTGGGAAACGCCGAGTCAGCGAACTGCAGGCTGGTCAGCAACTGGCGTACATCCGACATGCCGTGTCCCTACGCGAGAAAGAACAGCTGGGTCATCGGCAGGGACTGGGCCGGCGGGATGGTGGCCAGCGTGCCGTTGTACGTCACGTCGTATGTCTCCGGGTCCACCTCGATCACAGGCGTCGCGTTGTTGCGGACCATGTGCTCCTTGCCGATGCCGCGGCAGCGTTGCACCGGCAGCACCTGGCTCTCGAGTCCGAGCCGCTCCGGCACGCCCTTGTCGATGGCCGCCTTCGACATGAACGTCACCCGTGTGCTCTGCAGCGCCTTGCCCTGCGCACCGAACATAGGCCGGTAAAACACGGGCTGCGGGGTGGGCAGTGAGGCATTCGGATCACCCATCAGTGCCCAGTTGATCAAGCCGCCCTTGACGATCAGCCGGGGCTTGGCACCGAAGGATTGGATCGGCCAAAGCACGATGTCGGCGATCTTGCCATCCTCCAGGGAGCCGATGTAGTCGGACACGCCCTGGGTGATGGCCGGGTTGATCGTGATCTTGGCGAGGAAGCGCAGCACCCGGAAATTATCGTTGTCGCCGCTGTCCTCCGGCAGTGCGCCGCGCTGGTCCTTGCAGTGGTGGGCGATCTGGAAGGTGCGCATAAACGATTCGCCGATGCGACCCATTGCCTGGGAGTCGGACGAGACCATCGAAATGATCCCTTCATCGTGGAAAACCGTCTCCGCGGAGATCGTCTCGGCCCGCACCCGGGAATCCGCGAAGGCGACGTCTTCGGGGACGTCGTGGGAGAGGTGGTGACACACCATCACCATGTCGAGCAGCTCATCCACCGAATTGACGGTGTAGGGCAGGGTCGGGTTCGTCGAGGACGGGAGCACGTTCGGGTGGCCGGCCACCTTGATGATGTCCGGGGCGTGGCCGCCGCCGGCACCCTCGGTGTGGAAGGTGTGGATGGTGCGGCCGTCGATGGCGTCAAGGGTGTTCTCCACATAACCGGCCTCGTTGAGGCTGTCTGTATGCACCGAGATCTGCACATCGTAGTCATCGGCCACGGAGAGTGCGTTGCTGAGCGCAGCCGGCGTCGTGCCGTAGTCCTCGTGTACCTTGAGTCCGCATGCGCCGGCCTCGACCTGTTCTATCAGGGCATCGGGCAGCGAGCCGTTCCCCTTGCCGAGGAAGCCCATGTTGACCGGCATCCCTTCGGCCGATTCCAGCAGCCGGGCGAGATTCCAGACGCCGGGAGTGGTGGTGACGCCGTTGGTGCCGTCGGTGGGTCCCGTGCCGCCGCCGAAGAGGGTCGTGATGCCGTTGGAGAGGGCAGCCAGCGCCTGTTCCGGCGAAATATAGTGCACGTGTGAGTCGATGCCGCCGGGGGTGGCGATGAAGTGCTCGCCGGCCAGCAGTTCGGTCCCGGGGCCAACCACCAGGCGCGGATCGACTCCGCTCTGGGTGTGCGGGTTGCCGGACTTGCCGATACCGGCGATCTTGCCGTCACGCACACCGATGTCGCCCTTAATGACACCCAGCACCGGGTCCAGGATGATTGCGTTGGTGATCACCAGGTCAAGCACGCCTTCCGCGGAAGTTGCCTGGGGATCGGCCGCCATACCGTCACGTGCGGTCTTGCCGCCGCCGTAGACCACCTCATCACCGTAGTGGCCCTCGTTGTAATCCTTCTCGATCTCGATCACCAGATTGGAATCGGCCAGGTGGACCCGGTCGCCGGTGGTCGGACCAAAGAGATCGGTATACTGCTTACGCGAGATTTTCGCCATCACTTCTTCCCCTCTTCTGGGCGGCCCGTTTGTGCTGCAGGGCCCGCGTTGTTTGCACTGGGTTTGGAGCTCGGTTTTCCGTCGGAAAATCCGAGTTCCTTCATCCGCGCCATGGCCCGGATCTTCGTGGCCGCAGAGTCGAGGCCGCCGTCGACGAGGTTGTTGAAGCCAATGACCCGCCGGTTTCCGGCGTAGGCGGTGAGGGTCACCTCGCGGGTGTCACCTGCTTCGAAGCGGATTCCGGTGCCCGCCGGCACATCGAGGTGCATGCCGTAGGCCAGTTCGCGTTCGAACAAAAGCGCCTTGTTGGTTTCGAAGAAGTGAAAGTGCGAGCCGACCTGCACGGCCCGGTCGCCGGTGTTGCTCACCAGCAGAGTGACGCTTGGCCTGCCAGCGTTGATCTCGATGTCCTCTTGCTTGTGGTGGTAGGTGGGGCTGCCCAGCATGGTTTTTCCTTCCCTTGCGGCGCAGCGTCGCTGCACGTGGCGTTTCGATGGGATCTGCGGTCAACTCGAACGGATCGGGGCGGGGTGGTGATGCGGGTGGCTGTTGGCCGCCCCGTGGTTGTGGGGATGGCCGCTGTCCGCGTCAAAGGCGTGTGAGTGCGCGTAACCGTGACCGTGATCAGCCTGCAGTCCGGCGTCAATACCGGTGGAGCCGTGGCTGAGGTTGTGCAGTGCGTCGCGAACACGCTCGCCGATAACGCGAAGCACCGCCTGCTCGCTCAGCAGCGCACCGTAGAACCGGGCCTCGGCGAAACCTCCCTCGCCGAAGGGCACCGCTTCACCGTGCACGGTGGCCACCCGCCGAAATCCTGCGGGAACAACCACCGTTTCCGTGCTGCCGAGAAGACCCAGCCGCCGTACGGCCTCCAGGAGTGCATCCGCGTCAGTGACAGCGGCAACCTCCACCAAGTTGCCCGCCCCGTGCGTGCGCACCAGATGCGCGATGCGGTAGAGCTCCGCATCATCGAAGGGATTGGCGGCGTCCGCGACGATCAGCACTGCCGCCTCCGGTGCCAGCCTGCGCACCTCCACAGCGGCGGTCCGAAGCCACGCCGTGAGATGGTCGCGGGTGCCGAATTCGTCCGCCAGGGCCAGCGGGGCCCGGGCGGCACCGTGCGGGACTGCTCCTGCTTCGAGCCAGCGGAGCGTCTTCGCCGTGTCCGCGACGAGGGTCGGGTTACGGCCGAAGGTCATCGGCAGCACCACGACGGGCGCAAGGTCCGCTCCGTCGGCCCTGTCCCCACGCAGCCGCGTGAGGACATTGTGCAGCGGTCGGCCCGCTGGGGTAATGAGGGCGCCCGGAACGGAAGCCGTGATGAAGGACAGATCCACCCCGTTGTCGCTCTCATGTCCTCCGACCAGCACCACCGTCGCACCCGGCTCGATGGGCCAGGTCAAGTCACACCCCGATGGGATCGTGACAGGAGACGAGCTTGCTGCCGTCGACGAAGGTTGCCTCGATCTGGAGGAGCGGCAGCCTCTCACGCACGCCGTCCATGCATTGGCTTTCGGAGACGATGTTCTTGCCGAGCTCCATCACCTCGGCCACGGTCCTGCCGTCGCGGGCGCCCTCCAGAATCGCCTCGCAGATGAGGGCGGTTGCCTCGCTGACATTCAGCTTGGTGCCCCGGTCGCGCCGCTTCCGGGCCAAATCCGCGACTTGGTACACGTAAAGCTTGTCGATTTCTTTGGGAGTAAGGTTCATCTCTTTACCTTCAGACGCAGTTGCGATCCGGTCGAAACCGCTCCCTTGGCGCAGGGGCCAAGCTCGCTTGAAAACCACGCTACGCGGGCCCAGCTGGGACCAACACCCCGTCCTGCCGGAAGCCGGCGTGCAATCCGGTATTCGGTTCGGGCAGGCCGGCCGAACGAGGAGAGGCCCGGACCGCAACAGCTGCGGTCCGGGCCCCGGGGGCGTGAAGGCCTAGGACTCGAGCGTCGCGTCCATGGTGATCTCGATGCCAGCCAGCGCCTGCGAGACCGGGCAGCCGGTCTTCGCCGACTCGGCAATATCGTCAAACTGCTCCGCCGTCAGTCCGGGTACCACGGCACTGACCACAAGGTGGCTGCCGGTGATGCCCGTGCCCGGAACGAAGGTCACGTCAGCGGATGTGGAAATCCGCTCCGCCGTCTTGCCTGCCTCGGCAAGCGCGTTGCTGAAGGCCATCGAGAAGCAGGCCGAGTGGGCCGCGGCAATAAGTTCCTCAGGGCTGGTCTTGCCGTTGGCTTCTTCGGCGCGGGCCTTCCACGTGACGTCGTAGGTGCCGAGTCCGGAGGAGTCGAGGGTGACGTCTCCCTTGCCGTTGAAGAGGTCGCCGTTCCAGACGGTGTGGGCTGAACGGACTG
Encoded proteins:
- a CDS encoding OsmC family protein → MATVRSAHTVWNGDLFNGKGDVTLDSSGLGTYDVTWKARAEEANGKTSPEELIAAAHSACFSMAFSNALAEAGKTAERISTSADVTFVPGTGITGSHLVVSAVVPGLTAEQFDDIAESAKTGCPVSQALAGIEITMDATLES
- the ureC gene encoding urease subunit alpha, which codes for MAKISRKQYTDLFGPTTGDRVHLADSNLVIEIEKDYNEGHYGDEVVYGGGKTARDGMAADPQATSAEGVLDLVITNAIILDPVLGVIKGDIGVRDGKIAGIGKSGNPHTQSGVDPRLVVGPGTELLAGEHFIATPGGIDSHVHYISPEQALAALSNGITTLFGGGTGPTDGTNGVTTTPGVWNLARLLESAEGMPVNMGFLGKGNGSLPDALIEQVEAGACGLKVHEDYGTTPAALSNALSVADDYDVQISVHTDSLNEAGYVENTLDAIDGRTIHTFHTEGAGGGHAPDIIKVAGHPNVLPSSTNPTLPYTVNSVDELLDMVMVCHHLSHDVPEDVAFADSRVRAETISAETVFHDEGIISMVSSDSQAMGRIGESFMRTFQIAHHCKDQRGALPEDSGDNDNFRVLRFLAKITINPAITQGVSDYIGSLEDGKIADIVLWPIQSFGAKPRLIVKGGLINWALMGDPNASLPTPQPVFYRPMFGAQGKALQSTRVTFMSKAAIDKGVPERLGLESQVLPVQRCRGIGKEHMVRNNATPVIEVDPETYDVTYNGTLATIPPAQSLPMTQLFFLA
- a CDS encoding urease subunit beta, which produces MLGSPTYHHKQEDIEINAGRPSVTLLVSNTGDRAVQVGSHFHFFETNKALLFERELAYGMHLDVPAGTGIRFEAGDTREVTLTAYAGNRRVIGFNNLVDGGLDSAATKIRAMARMKELGFSDGKPSSKPSANNAGPAAQTGRPEEGKK
- a CDS encoding urease accessory protein UreF produces the protein MSADGVQQLLADLLLHSVGPGDATALAAAHRAAADGDIELVQEVDQRLFASKLNAEMRTASVRSGHQLIDLGAELIDQGLLAEYGERVRLRSTPGCQPVAAAVVYAANGVATRQAVASDLFAFSASFVGAALRLRLTDHRQAQAILLQTSPVMEQVTEAALERNLTDLGGFAPMADVMSAQHERAEARLFAS
- a CDS encoding urease subunit gamma; this encodes MNLTPKEIDKLYVYQVADLARKRRDRGTKLNVSEATALICEAILEGARDGRTVAEVMELGKNIVSESQCMDGVRERLPLLQIEATFVDGSKLVSCHDPIGV